One genomic region from Triplophysa dalaica isolate WHDGS20190420 chromosome 23, ASM1584641v1, whole genome shotgun sequence encodes:
- the LOC130413536 gene encoding uncharacterized protein LOC130413536 translates to MIYDPLRRVDIEKKWLQETKDKKVPLISQHIIVGPQGAALQVDRNDFIKEWFQIPNSVPHITLYLEQGSENKEIGPMMKKAKGIQWKSTDNPLIFISADKHFMKIACATIMQGTPREVEVNNQRNMSSEIILEKEMKQTELIEEMEQLVPEKLWSKHDTDVGLIKSASPIVIKTKSGAKLPHKYQYPLKPEAIKGIRGTIEGLTTAGVLFETSSPCNTPILPVTKADKAKWRLVHDLRAVNDIVEDWPAEVPNPHTLLTNVPPDAKYFTVIDLCSAFFSIPLAESSRHLFAFTYEGKQISYTRVPQGFRHSPHIFNQLLKADLEDLVLDSTLLQYVDDLLICAPTLEQCHRDSIKVLTKLAEGGH, encoded by the coding sequence ATGATATATGACCCACTGAGAAGAGTAGACATAGAGAAAAAGTGGTTgcaagaaacaaaagacaagaaaGTTCCCCTCATTTCACAGCACATAATTGTAGGACCACAAGGAGCGGCATTACAAGTTGACAggaatgattttattaaagaatggtTCCAGATCCCAAATTCAGTCCCccatataacattatatttagagCAGGGAagtgagaacaaagaaataggCCCAATGATGAAGAAAGCCAAGGGAATACAatggaaaagcacagacaaccccttaatttttatttcagcagataaacatttcatgaaaattgCATGTGCAACAATTATGCAGGGAACTCCTAGAGAGGTGGAAGTCAATAATCAGAGAAACATGAGTTCGGAAATCATCCTagaaaaagagatgaaacaaACGGAGCTAATTGAAGAAATGGAGCAATTAGTTCCGGAAAAATTGTGGTCAAAACATGACACAGATGTTGGGCTGATAAAATCTGCTAGCCCTATAGTCATTAAGACAAAATCAGGGGCTAAGTTGCCACACAAGTACCAATATCCCTTAAAACCTGAGGCAATAAAAGGCATCAGAGGTACTATAGAAGGACTAACCACAGCAGGAGTGCTGTTTGAGACATCCAGTCCTTGTAACACCCCTATATTGCCAGTTACCAAAGCGGATAAAGCAAAATGGCGCTTGGTGCATGATTTAAGGGCAGTCAATGACATAGTAGAAGATTGGCCAGCAGAAGTTCCGAATCCTCACACCCTGCTTACAAATGTGCCGCCTGATGCTAAGTATTTTACAGTGATTGATCTGTGCTCTGCCTTTTTCAGCATTCCATTGGCAGAGAGCAGCAGGCATTTGTTTGCCTTTACTTATGAGGGGAAGCAAATATCCTATACAAGGGTCCCTCAAGGGTTCCGCCATAGCCCTCACATATTTAATCAGCTGTTAAAAGCTGATCTGGAAGATCTAGTACTGGACAGTACACTTCTCCAGTATGTGGATGACTTGTTGATCTGTGCCCCTACACTTGAGCAATGCCACAGAGATTCCATTAAGGTTCTGACTAAATTGGCAGAAGGAGGACATTAA